The Megalops cyprinoides isolate fMegCyp1 chromosome 12, fMegCyp1.pri, whole genome shotgun sequence genome contains a region encoding:
- the bsdc1 gene encoding BSD domain-containing protein 1: MAEGEGGWWGGWLQQSFQAVKEKSAEAYDFIKRDLAEFSNVVQHDTACSIVATASAVRSKLAVEGSSETTEKVKRSLSNFLGVITDTLAPPPDKTIDCDVITLMATPAGTTEVYDSTKARLYSLQADPATYCNEPDGPPEQFEAWLQGFSLEEKKGEISELLVSSPSIRALYTKMVPAAVAHSEFWQRYFYKVFQLDQEEARRVALKQRAEQVTHSEALGWEEEEEEDEFLGTTASSRLDFTPPLEEPRTPPADSDLALSSPTTNLPETVVTPSLSCESVSLPTQVEKTPEPGRVGGVVEELSQKITEASLEEAGAEAGRSLQQLGVPSVEERAVEAERAVKSVEARGTGAGDELTAAKATARTETVREEGPQDLRVFELNSDSGKSTPSNNGKKGSSTDISEDWEKDFDLDMTEEEVQLALSKVNATGELEEEDWEDWE, from the exons ATGGCTGAAGG GGAAGGAGGTTGGTGGGGAGGTTGGCTACAACAAAGCTTCCAAGCCGTCAAAGAAAAG TCTGCAGAAGCGTACGACTTTATTAAGCGCGACCTTGCAGAGTTCAGCAACGTAGTGCAACATGACACAGCTTGCTCCATCGTGGCCACCGCCAGCGCCGTTAGGAGCAAATTGGCG GTGGAAGGGTCGTCTGAGACCACCGAAAAGGTCAAGAGGAGCCTGTCTAACTTCCTGGGGGTGATCACAGATACGCTCGCCCCTCCTCCAGACAAAACTATcgactgtgatgtcatcacgcTGATGGCAACCCCCGCTGGCACCACAGAAGTTTACGACAGTACCAAG GCTCGCCTGTACAGTCTGCAGGCCGACCCAGCGACTTACTGCAACGAGCCTGACG GTCCCCCCGAGCAGTTTGAAGCCTGGCTTCAAGGATTTAGTctggaggagaagaaaggagagatcTCCGAACTCCTTGTCAGCAGTCCCTCCATCCGGGCGCTCTACACGAAAATG GTCCCAGCAGCGGTAGCCCACTCAGAATTCTGGCAGCGTTACTTCTACAAAGTTTTCCAATTGGACCAG GAAGAGGCACGAAGAGTGGCGCTGAAACAGAGAGCTGAGCAGGTCACGCACTCAGAGGCCTTGGgctgggaggaagaggaagaggagg ATGAGTTCCTCGGTACCACCGCCTCCTCTCGTCTGGACTTCACGCCTCCCCTGGAAGAGCCCCGTACCCCGCCTGCGGACAGCGACcttgctctctcctcacccACGACGAACCTCCCCGAAACTGTGGTGACACCCTCGCTCAGCTGTGAGAGTGTAAGTCTGCCCACCCAAGTAGAGAAGACGCCCGAGCCCGGCCGTGTCGGCGGAGTCGTCGAGGAGCTCTCCCAGAAAATCACAGAGGCCAGCCTGGAGGAGGCGGGGGCGGAGGCGGGGCGCAGCCTCCAGCAGCTGGGGGTCCCGTCTGTGGAGGAGCGGGCGGTGGAGGCGGAGCGGGCCGTGAAGTCAGTGGAGGCTCGCGGGACAGGGGCAGGGGATGAGCTCACAGCGGCCAAGGCCACTGCCAGGACAGAGACTGTGCGGGAGGAGGGGCCACAGGACCTGAGGGTGTTTGAGCTGAACTCTGATAGCGGCAAGTCCACGCCTTCCAACAACGGCAAGAAAG GATCTAGTACAGATATCAGCGAGGACTGGGAAAAAGACTTTGACTTAGACATGACCGAAGAGGAGGTCCAGCTTGCGCTTTCCAAAGTTAATGCCACGGGAGAG CTGGAAGAAGAAGACTGGGAGGACTGGGAATGA
- the olig4 gene encoding oligodendrocyte transcription factor 4 — protein MDSDAVSTSSRSSSPELVADATMGGSYSKTMFQGYCQESKEAHSRLQPGSERGVGVGKAKSRAEPTKDDLQDLRLKVNSRERKRMHDLNQAMDGLREVMPYAQGPSVRKLSKISTLLLARNYILMLSSSLEEMRKLVGDVYGGGAQRHVSRRTSVNPLTAPQLPLHPLAQSLHSLMGATSSSHAPAPAPLSPPSSTYLGFQSPLQGLLKEPLHLGTSYRHYPGMSCPCSLCQPLPTSTPSLHSLAMGK, from the coding sequence ATGGATTCGGATGCTGTCTCTACCTCTAGCCGGTCCTCCTCCCCTGAGCTAGTAGCGGATGCCACTATGGGTGGCTCCTACTCCAAAACCATGTTCCAGGGGTATTGCCAGGAGAGTAAAGAGGCTCACAGCAGGCTGCAGCCCGGGTCAGAGCGTGGTGTGGGCGTGGGCAAGGCCAAGTCCCGAGCGGAGCCAACTAAGGATGACCTGCAGGATCTGCGTCTGAAAGTGAACAGCCGGGAAAGGAAGAGGATGCATGACCTCAACCAGGCCATGGACGGGCTGCGGGAGGTCATGCCATACGCCCAGGGGCCCTCCGTCCGCAAGCTTTCCAAGATCTCCACCCTGCTGCTGGCTCGAAACTACATCCTCATGCTGTCCAGCTCcctggaggagatgaggaagctggTGGGGGACGTGTATGGGGGCGGTGCCCAGCGCCATGTGTCCCGCCGGACCTCAGTCAACCCCTTGACCGCACCCCAGCTTCCCCTGCACCCCTTGGCCCAGTCTCTGCACTCGCTCATGGGCGCGACCTCCTCTTCTcacgcccctgcccctgctccgCTATCTCCACCCTCTTCTACCTACCTGGGCTTCCAATCTCCACTGCAGGGTCTCCTGAAGGAACCTCTCCATCTCGGCACCTCCTACAGACACTACCCCGGCATGTCCTGCCCTTGCTCCCTGTGCCAGCCTctccccacctccacacccagTCTACACAGCCTTGCCATGGGTAAGTGA